The sequence below is a genomic window from Ignavibacteriales bacterium.
AAACCAAGTCCAACTGTAAACTTATCACTTAATTGATGTGAAGCAAAAAAATGGACAGGATAAAAAAGTAAATTCTTTCCTCGATATTCAGTAACATCAGGAGTAACACCTCTAAATTTACTGTTTGGAGCAATCAAAGATGTACCAAAAACAATATTTGTACCTTTAACAAATGATAAGCCTGCACCATTCCAGTATACTGCAGACGGATCATTTGCAACGGCTGTAAATGCACCGCCCATTGCTAGAGCTCTGGCTCCATGCTCATTTAGTTGAAATCCACCTGCATATATATTGGTAGAAATCAAAAATGCAGAAACGATCAAAAGAAATAGTCGAGATTTCAATTCTCTCCTCCTGACAATAGTGAATGATAAATAGTTAAGCGAAAATTAGCAATTTTTTGTAAATAACAAATTATTTAAGACTAAACAGTGAAATATATTTTTCTACCGGTTTTCCCTCAGCAACAAATATCTCTGCAATTGTTCCATCAATATTAGATTTTATTTCATTTTCCATCTTCATTGCTTCTAAAATCATTACAGTTTCGCCTTTTTTGATTTTTTCACCAACTTTTTTTAAGATTTTCAAAACTAATCCTGGCATTGGCGATTTGATCGATTTTACATTTGTGTCATTTTTTTTTGAGGCTGAAAGTAATTGAAATGCTTTTTCCTGTAATGTTGTCCGAATATTTACATCAAAGTTTTGATTGTTTATTTGAATTGATAGTTCATCATTTGAATTGTTCCAGTAAGATGTTTCATAAACATTATTATCAATCTTCAATACAAATTTTGAATGATTCAACTGTATTAGCTTATACTCGACTCTATCATTATCTACTTCAACAAATTTTTCATCAATTATTTTTATTTCTCTTTGACTATCGTTTATTCTAACAATAAAATCACTCATTGTTTTGCTCCCACCATTTATTATTTTTTATAGAAGTGATTTTTTTGGATGTAGTTTTTTGTTTTGATTTAATTAGTGTGGCAAAAACACTTGCAGCAATTTCATTTCCAGTATTAGATTTATCTATTCTTTTCACTGATGAATCTGAATGATTTAGATTATCGATAAAATTAATATCATACTTTCCAGTTCTAAACTCTTTAGTATTTAAGATATAACTTAAGAAATTTGTATTTACTATAATGCCGGCTATCTGAAATTCATTCAAAGCCCGATTCATCCTACTGATCGCTTTACTTCTATCACTATCCCAAGAAATTAGTTTTGCAATCATTGGGTCATAATGAATTGATATTTCTGAATCTGCTGCAAAGCCTGAATCAACTCTAACTCCAATTCCATTTGGTTCTTGGTAATGTAATATTTTCCCAGTAGATGGAAGAAAATTATTAGCTGGATCCTCCGCATAAATTCTACATTCCAACGCAAAACCATTAATCTTTATTTCATTCTGCTCGAACGAAATTTTATTACCGTCTGCAATAGATATTTGTTCTTTTACAAGATCGATTCCCGAAATCAATTCAGTAACGGGATGCTCAACCTGAATTCTGGTATTCATTTCGAGGAAATAAAAGTCTTTGTTAGAATCCATTAAAAATTCAATTGTTCCAGCATTAAAATATCCACAGGCTTTTGCTGCTTGTATCGCTGCCTCCGTAATCTTATCACGTGTAGTTTGATCCACAAATGCTGATGGTGCTTCTTCAATAATTTTTTGATGTCTGCGTTGTATTGAACACTCGCGCTCAAATACGTGTCTATAGTTTCCATGTTTATCTGCAATGATCTGAACTTCAATATGCTTTGGATTTTCAATAAACTTTTCAATGTAAACTTCATCATTTGCAAAAGATTTTAGAGCTTCGCGTTTCGTTGATTCAAATGCAGATTGAAATTCATCTTTGTTAGAAACTTTTCGCATACCCTTTCCACCACCACCGGCAGATGCTTTTAATAAAATTGGAAATCCAATTTTGGCCGAAAACTTAATACCCTCTTCAGCATCTTTAATAGCTTCTAAAGTACCGGGAACAACAGGAACATTATGTTTACTCATTAAAGTTCGTGCTGCTGTTTTGCTTCCCATCATTTTTACGGATTTAGAGGACGGCCCGATAAATGAAATTCCGCTTTGCTCCACATCTTCAATAAATGAAGCGTTTTCAGAAAAGAAACCGTATCCAGGATGAATCGCATCTGCTCCAATTGATCTAGCAAGTTCTATAATTTTATTTTTATTTAGATAAGACTCGGAAGCGGTAGCTGCACCAATATGATAGGCTTCATCAGCCATTCTTGTGTGAAGAGAAGTTAAATCAACATCAGAATAAATTGCAGCAGATTTAATTCCTAGTTCTTGGCATGCTTTAATTATTCTAACAGCAATCTCCCCTCTGTTAGCGATAAGAATTTTATTGAACAAATAAACTCCTATTTTAATTCTGCAATAGTAATACCAGCGCCGCCAAATTCAATAGCGGCAAAATAATAATTTTTAACTTTTTCATGATGTTTCAAAATATCCCAAACAGTTTTTTTAAGAACACCTGTTCCCTTTCCATGCAGAATCTCTACGCGCTCTAATGAAGTTTGATATGCTTCATCCAAAAATTTAACGACAGTAAACTCTGCCACTTCAGGTTTTTCACCACGAATATCTAATCTGTAATTTACATCAGAAATCTTATAAGATGAAAAATTATTTTCTACAACTGTTTTATTTTCTTTAGTTTCAAAAAGCTCGGATAGCTTAACTTGCATCTTAATTGCACCAGATAAAATTGTTGCTTTTTCTTTTGTTTTATTTATTTCAATAATTTTTCCAGTTGTAGCAGAATTATTTATTCCAACAAAATCACCAATTACAAAATTCTTTTTATCGCTTATTATTTCAACATTTTCTTTAAAAAGCTCTTTATTCTCAATTTTAATTTCTTGAATAATATTTTTCGATTCTTTAATCACTTCTTTACTTGCACCGGATTCTTTTATATCCTTAATTACCTTTTCAATCTTCTTATTTACACTTTCAAGATAAATTTCACCTTCAGCTTTTACTTTTTTAAGTATCTCCTTTTTTTCCTTCTCTATCTTTTCGTAACTCTTTTTGTAAAGCTCGGATAAGCCAGTCAATCTTGAATTTTCAATTTCAAGTTCGTTCAGTTTTTTATTTAACTTATTTGACTTTTCTTCAAGTTCTGATAAGAACATTTCTAGATTGTGTTTATCAGAATCAATGTATTGTTTCGCTTTATCCAAAACATCATCACTTAATCCGGTTCTCTTAGCAATTTCAAATGCATAACTTGATCCCGGAACGCCTAGATTAAATTTATACGTTGGTGAAAGATTTAAATGATCAAACTCCATTGCGCCATTTTGCATTCCATTAATATTGTACGCAAATACTTTCAAACTGCCATGATGTGTCGAGGCAAAAACAGTTGATCCTTTTTCAAGTAAAGTAGATAATATCGCTGCAGCAAGTGAAGAACCTTCTGCTGGATCTGTACCGGTTCCAATTTCATCAAGTAGAACTAAAGAATCTGAACCAGAATTTTCAAGAATACTTTTTAAATTTTTAAGATGAGAACTAAAAGTTGATAAATCATCTTCGATTGATTGTTGATCACCGATATCAAGTAAAATATTTTCAAAAATGTGAAAGTTAGAATTTGAATTTGCAGGAATATGAATTCCTGATTGCAGCATTAGATTTAATATGCCTATAGTTTTTAGAACAACAGTTTTTCCACCAGCATTTGGACCAGTAATAATAACAACCTTATCATCATTCAGTTCAAAACTGAGCGGAACTGTTAACTGCCTGTTTAATTTCTTAACCAGAATTGGGTGACGTGCCTCTGAAATAAATATTGGTTTTGAACCATCAATCTGAGGAAAAGCTCCAATAATTTCGATTGAATATTTAGCGCGTGCAAAAATGGAATCGATATAAGCCAAAGTATTTAAAGATTTTTTAAGCAGCTCACTTGAAAGTCCAATCATCTTTGTGAGTTCGCGTAGAATTCTTTCAATCTCTCTACGTTCCGCAAACGATAAAGAAATTACATCATTATTCAGATCAAGCGTTTCTTCTGGCTCTATATAAACTGTTTGGCCGGTTGCTGATTCAGAATGTATAAACCCACGTATATGTCGTTTATGTTCAGCCTTAATCGGAATTACCATTCGGCCATCACGTAAAGTAAGATAATCTTCACGAACAATATCGTCATCTTTTAGAGATTTGATTATACGATTTATTGATTTTACAAGTTCATTTCTTCTGGAGTTTATATCTTTTCTAATCTGTGAAAGTACTAAACTTGCGTTCTCTTTAACTTCGCCTAATTCAGTTATTATTTTTTCTATTTGATGTTCAAATAGTTTATCTGAAAATAAACTATTCAGTTCATCTTTTAGTTTTGATTCATCTTTTAATTCTGATTTCAAAAACTGAATTAATAATCTTGAAGATTTAGCGAGCTTAAGAATTTCTAAAACTTTACTGCTTGATAAGGTAGCACCTTCAATTCTACTTTCTGATAGAACAATATTCAAATCTGACAAATAATCAATAGGAGGATAACCGGTCTTAATAAGGATATCTTTCGCTTCTTCGATTAACATTCCTTCATTTGTTATAAGAGATAAATCTGACGAAGGATAAAGATTGAGGATTAGTTTTTTTCCGGTTTCTGTTATAGAATATTTTGAGATGTGATTAAGAATTTTTTTAAATTCTAATTTTTCAAGAACAATCTGATCTATCATTGGATAGAATCTTTTTGATTAATGTAACTTTTAATTACATCTTCTGTGCTTGGAGTATAGTCTTTAAGAAAATCAATTGACGTTGGAATTGCTCCATAAGCATATTTATATAACATTGATGATTGCTGAGTTTTTTTATCTGGAAAATCAAATATATTAAGTAGTAAGAATAATGCACTTATAAAAAAAAGTAATTGGATAACGCCAACAAATCCGCCAATTAACTGATTTATAAGATTATTAACTTTATCAAAAGGATGAATAACTCGCTTAAGAATTGTTGTAATAATCATCAATGCAACAAAAAGGAGAATTGCCGCCATTATTTCGGCTAAGTAAAATTCTATATCAAATGCTGATTCTATAAGCTTTCCAACGTTGGACGAAAATAATATTGCAATCGTTACCGCGACTATAAAGCCAAAAATACCAACAAGCTTTCGTACAAAGCCATCTTTAAAACCAAGTATAAAACCAATCGCAAGAGCGACAATAATAATTATATCTATAAAATTCACTACTAAACCAAAATGTTTTCAACTATTGATTTCACAATTTTACCATCTGCTTTGCCTTTTAATTCTTTCATAACGAGAGGCATAAGCTTAGGAAAATCAGCCTTACTTTTAGCTCCGATTTCATTGGCTAGTCTTATCACTTCACTTCTTACTTCCGATTCATCCATTTGTTTTGGAAGATAGTCCATAAGAATCTTAAGCTCAGCCTCTTCGCTGTCCGCGAGTTCATTTCTGCCGGCGTTGCGGAATTGTTCAATAGAATCCTTTCGCTTTTTTGCAGCAGTTGTAAGCATTTTTAATTCCTCATCAGGAGTTAATTCTTTTGCTGATCCGCTCTTTTCAAATTCCAAAATTAACGCACGAATAGATCGTACAACGCTAAGTCTTATTTTATCACCCGACTTCATTGCGTCTTTTAAGTCTTGATTTATTTTATCTTTTAAATTCATAAGCCCTCGTTAAATTGAAAAAGGCAGGCGAATAAAATTCAAACCTGCCTTAAATAATTAGATACAATCTTAAAACTAAACTTTTATCATAGCCGAATAGTTAATTCTTAAGCAAGAAGCTTTTCTTAGCTCCTGCTGTATATCTGTTACAAAACCCATATCAGTATTCTGGTCAACTCTTAAAGAGACGATAACATTTGGCATTTCAACAGCTTTGTTATACATAATATTTTGTATTTCTTCAAGTTTGACTAAAGAATCATTAATCTGAACTCTTTTGTCTTTTCCAACCCAGATGTATTGAACCAACCGTTTATTCTCAATTTTTTCAATAGCTTTTGCTTCAGGTAGTTTGAAACTTACAAGAACTTCAACTTCTCTCATAGTTGTAGTAACCATGAAAAACAACAGAAGCATAAAAATGATATCCGGCATAGAAGAAGTTGGAATTTCTGTCTTTGAGTTAGCTCTTCTTTTTTCAAAATGCATTTCTTAATTCCTCTGCTATTTTTTTACTAATTCAGGTTCAGCAATAGAAATAATAATTGGAACAACTTCTTTTACCTCTTTTTGTTGTTCCTCATTTAAATCACCGTATTTTTTTCCGTACTTACCATTAGCGTACTCATCTCTAACTTCAAAATAAGCTAATTTAATCTGATCTAACGCAGCTATATAAATATTATATACAGTTTTTCTATCTGTCTTCAGTGAAACAATCATTTTCTTATTCTTTGGCAAATCGTTCTTGCTTGCTATTCTTACTTTCAATAGATCTTTTATCTGAAAAACCGGAACAACATTTCCATCGATCAGAACATCACCATTTTCATTCACAAGAACAGCAGCCATTCGATTTGGGTCAACTTTTACTTCCTCTTGATTTTCAACGATTTCTGGTAATGTTAATCCAAGACCTGTATCAACATCAATTACAGTTGCAACAAGAAAGAAAATCAATAGGAGGAATGCGATATCAGCCATTGATGAAGATGGAATTGAGGCTTCGCGTATTTTTTTCTTTTTTATCATTTTGATTCTCAGTATTTAAATATTAACTGAAACTTATTTTTTAACTTTTATTTCATAAAGAGCATCAATCAATTCGATTGAGCTTTGTTCCATATCACCAACTAATCTATCAATTCTGGAAACAAAGTAGTTATAAAAAACTTGGAGAATCATAGCTACAACAAGACCAAATAATGTAGTTAAAAGAGCAACTGAAATACCTTCGGCAACTACTGCTGGAGAAATCTGAGCAGCTTCTTTAATAGCATCAAAAGCTTCAATCATACCTTGCACAGTTCCAGTAAATCCGAGCATAGGTGCAATTGTAATAAATGTAGAAATCCAGATTAATCCTCTTTCAAGGAAACCCATTTCAATACCGCCATAAGCAACGATTGCTTTTTCTGCAGCATCAATACCCTCATCAAATCTTAATAAACCAGCATAGAATACTGAAGCAACAGGACCACTAGTGTTTTCGCATATTTTTTTTGCAGCTTCAACACCGCCTGAATTTAAAGCTTTTTTTACATCAACAATGAATTTTTTAGTATTCGTTCTTGCTTTTGTCAATGTCCATAATCTTTCAAATGAAAAAGCCAATCCGATGATTAGTGATGCAAGAATTGGGTGCATAAATCCACCACCTGCTGTGTATTTTTCGGTAAGGTAATTCAAAACTCCGCCATCACTAGTAGCTTGAGCTAAGACATTGAATATCGACGCGATTGTTGTTGTGAAGTCCATATAAGATAACCTCCTGGTAAATTAGATTTTAGTTCAAAATTGGTAAATGATCAATAATTTTCTTAAAAACGTGTGACTACAATAAGTATTTCAAAAAACAAAGTCAACAAAATAGTTTGGTCTTTATTATTTGGAATTCTCAAGTTTTTTTATTTATTAAACCTCTGTTTAAGCTCAATAATATTACCCGACAAAAAATTAAAATGAGTAAATAGCGAATGTGCAAGTTCTCCTATTTCCTCGGGTTTTATCCATGAAGCAAAATTTGCGTTTTTCATCCATTCACGATTTGCTGAGGTATCGATTATAAAAGGTGCTATCGCATTTACGGATAAATTGATACTATTACCTTCTGCAGAGAGAGTTTTTACAAGATAATTCAGTGCAGATTTAGCTGCACCGTAAGAAAATTTCAGTTCCTCAGGATGATTTGCTGTATAAGCAGAGGTAAAACATATCGATCCGCCCATACTTTTTTTAACTAATGCAGAAAAATGTTTAGCAACAAAATAATTTGTTTTAAGATTCATATTTATCATTCGATCAAAATCTATTTCTTCAGTTTCCCAAACCGAAGTTCCTCCGTAAAATCCACCAATTGTAGAATATAAAAACAATTTAGTTTTTTCAGTTGTTTTCACTTCAAACATTGCAGCCATAACATTTTTTTCAACACTCAAATCTTTTACTACAAATTGTTTTATCCGTGGATCGGAAAATGATTCATCAAATTTGAAATCAAATAAATAGATTTCATCATAGTCTTTTGAGATAAAAGATTTAACAACACCTTTACCTAACTGACCGTTTGAACCAAATATTATTAGTTTATTATCCATTACTATTTTCTGTTAATCAAAAATTTTGCGATAACCGGAAAATGATCGCTATATCCACCAAGATATCTTGATCCGCCATAAGTTGGAAAGGGTGCTCCTTGAAACTTTCCCGCTCTGGTTAGCATTAAATATGGTTTATAAACTTCAAAAGAATTACAGATATATTTAAGATCATCTTCCAACAAAAGTCCTTCTGAGATTATGATTTGATCAAGCATATTAAAATTATCTTGATACTTATAACTTCCCATTCCATCAAACCAGGCTTTATACGATAGATTAAACAAATCGGTTCCCAAATCTTCTGGCAAATTTTCATGGTCTAAAGAATCACAAAAGAAGGGTTGTGCTTTTAAATTTTCTGTTATAGATATGTTTGTTGGCTCATCATTAAAATCGCCAACAATAATTATTTTGTTTTTGCCGTTAAGAGATAATATGGATTCAACCTCGATTCTGAGTCTTTTAGCAGCCCTTATTCTTTTTGGTTCTGATTCTTGCTCGCCTCCTCTTCGTGAGGGCCAATGATTTACAAAAAAGTAAATCGTATCAGTTTTTTCAAATAAAAATATTCCTTCTAATATTAAGCGTGTATTATACCCTTCGCCCATTTCAACAGTTAAACCTTTAGTATCTAACAATTTCAATCTTTTTGAGTTGTAGATAATTCCATTATCTATTCCCCTCCCGTCAGGCGATTCAAGATAAGTAGTTTTATAATATTTATCTGAAAGAAACTTTGTTGCCATTGAATCCAAAAGAAACTGATGCTCAACTTCACAAACACCCAGCAAATCGGGTCCATTATCATTATTCATCGAACGAATAACTCTTGAAAGATTATATAATTTTTTGTCAAGTCTTTCATCTGTCCATTCTTTAGAACCAGTTGGCAAAAATTCCTCATCTTCTGTTTGGGGATCATCAATAGCATCAAACAGATTTTCTAGATTCCAGTGTGCTACAAATAAAGTATCATTGTTTTGCTGTGCACATCCAATGTTAGATATCGAAATGACTATAAATAATAAATAAAGGTTTTTCATAATTAATTATTAGAAATATTTGTTATGATTAAATTTCAATTCGGGTTACAACGCCGTGTAATTTATTGTATGGAAAATCAAAATAACTAACCCAGTTTGGTGCAATTTTCTTTAGCACAATAAAAAACTTGAAAAAGAATTTATCTGTTTTAATCTCTTCAGCGCCGTAAAATATAGCTTTCTCATTAAACTTCCATTCTTTAAATAATGCAGGAAGATCCGGTACTTCCATATATCCATAAGTAATTCTCACAATAAATAAACCAGGACTCACTTCTTCATATTTATCAAGAGTAACTCCGTATGGAACATCTGTATTTTCAACGGAAACTAAAATATTCTTTTCATACATAATGCCTGTTCTAAACATACAATGCAAGATATAAGGTGATACTATATTAACGTTCTTTGTAAAAAACATCGCTTCACCTTTTACATAATTACCTGTTTCATAAATCTGTTTAAAGCTTTCAACAAAAACATCTAAAGTTACAGAGCGTAAGAATTTTCTTAGTCTATTCATTCCAGTAATCCATAAACCCATTACTGATAAAACAAATGCAGCAATAATAATGGACCAATATCCGCCATATGGTATTTTATGTGTAACTGCAACAAGATAGATTGTTGTAATTATCAAAACAAAGATTGCGATAGACATTTTAACATAGTCTTTTCTATTCCATAAAATGGAAACAATAAAGATAGAACTTATAAACATCGTTGCAGTTACTGCTAGTCCGTATGCCGCAGCTAGGTTGGCTGATTCTTTAAATATCATTACCATAAGTAGCACGGCAAATAATAACAGCCAATTAACTGATGGAATATAAATCTGGGATCTCATTTCAGTAGAAGTATACTTAATTCTCATCAGTGGAAAGATTCCAATATTTATTCCCTGAAAGATTAAAGACATTACTGCACTAATCATCGCCTGTGAAGCTATTATCGTTGCAAACAATGTTAAGATCAAAAATGGTATATAGAAAACTTCTGAAAAAGTACTCACCAATTTGAATAGAACTTGATTAGTATCATTATGTTCAAGAATATATGCGCCCTGTCCAAAATAATTTATTATTAAGGCAATGAATACAAAAGTCCAAGCTTGACGAATTGGTTTTCCGCCTAAATGTCCCATATCAGCATAAAGAGCTTCTCCACCTGTTGCACAAAGAATAACTTCGCTTAAAACAAAAAATCCGGGCAAACCGTTGTGGATAAAAAATTTGATGGCATAAATTGGATTAAAGGCTAAAAGTATTCCCGGCATATGAATAAGATAAAAGAATCCGGATAAAAATAAGCTGATAAACCAAAGAAGCATAATTGGCCCAAATGATAATGCAACTTTTGAAGTTCCTTTAAACTGAATTGCAAATAACAATACAGTAATAATTGACGTAACCAAAATAATTGTGCTTAGTCCTGTTGATTCCAACCCGGGAATGAGTTTTAATCCTTCAACAGCGGAAAGAATACTTATTGCTGGTGTTATTACACCATCACCTAATAATAAAGAAACTCCGATGTAACCCAGAAAAGAAACGAAACCTACTTTTCTTCCTTTCTTCAAAGTTGTAATAAGAATTTCTTTAAGTACAATAATTCCTCCTTCACCTTTTGTGCTCATACTCATTGCAAGCCAGGCATACTGAATAGTAACAAGTGTGATGAGTGTCCAAAAAATTAAAGAAAGTACGCCATAAATATTTTCTTGTGATGGAATTGTTAGCGTAAATATTATGGAAAGAGTGTAGATAGGACTTGTCCCAATATCTCCAAAAACTATCCCCATTGCTTTAATTATATCCTTACCAGGACTTGATTGCGCGTTTTTCATTTATAAACTTTTTTACATTCACTAAAACTGCAAAAAGTTTTTTATACCTTCCGAAATTATTGTATGTAAAAATATGCTTTTGCATATTTCAATCACAATTATTATTGAAGATAAGCTAAATTTCTTTTTTACAATAATTTCAATATTGAAAAACTAATCTTTATTTTCTGGCAATAATTTTAATCTCAATAAAACCTCATTATGAAAAACAAGAAATTTGTAATTATTGATGCAATGGCTTTGGCATATCGTGCGTACTTTGCTTTTATTAACAGACCTTTAACGAATAGTAAAGGTGAATCAACATCAGCAGTTTATGGATTTTTAAATCAAATGATAAAGGTTTTTGAAGATCACAAACCGGATTATCTGGCTGTTGCGTTTGATTCCAAAGAAAAAACTTTTAGACACGAAAAATATAAGGCATACAAATCCTCTCGAGATGCCATGCCCGATGATATGATTCCACAATTACAAAGAATAAAGGATATTGTACTTGCACTAAATATTCCTCTTTACATTTTACCTCGTTACGAAGCTGACGATATTGTTGGAACCGCAGTTAAAAAAGCTGAAGAAAAAGGTTTACTTTCCTTTGCGATAACACCTGATAAAGATTACTTTCAATTAATTACAGATAGAGTAAAAGTTGTTAGACCGGGTAAAATGTCGGATGAAGCAATTCTGTACGATAAACAAAAAGTTATTGATGAACTTGGATTCGAACCCAAATACATGATCGATTATCTTGCTTTGATCGGTGATGCCAGCGATGATATCCCAGGTGTTAAAGGAATAGGACCGAAAGGCGCAGTTCCCCTAATTCAAAAGTATGGAACAATAGAAAATATTTATAAGCATCTTAATGAAATTGATAAAGCAGGAATAAAAAAGAAATTAGAAGAAAGCAAAGAAAATGCTTTTCTCTCAAAAGATCTTGCTACAATTTATTGCGAAGTTCCAATCGATTTTAATTTCGATGATGCAAAATTTTCTGATCCCGATTTTGATAAGTTAAAAGAAATTTTATTTGAGTTAGAGTTTAAAACTATTTACGCAAAACTATTAAAATTCTATCAATCTGATTCTAAAAGT
It includes:
- a CDS encoding acetyl-CoA carboxylase biotin carboxylase subunit, with the protein product MFNKILIANRGEIAVRIIKACQELGIKSAAIYSDVDLTSLHTRMADEAYHIGAATASESYLNKNKIIELARSIGADAIHPGYGFFSENASFIEDVEQSGISFIGPSSKSVKMMGSKTAARTLMSKHNVPVVPGTLEAIKDAEEGIKFSAKIGFPILLKASAGGGGKGMRKVSNKDEFQSAFESTKREALKSFANDEVYIEKFIENPKHIEVQIIADKHGNYRHVFERECSIQRRHQKIIEEAPSAFVDQTTRDKITEAAIQAAKACGYFNAGTIEFLMDSNKDFYFLEMNTRIQVEHPVTELISGIDLVKEQISIADGNKISFEQNEIKINGFALECRIYAEDPANNFLPSTGKILHYQEPNGIGVRVDSGFAADSEISIHYDPMIAKLISWDSDRSKAISRMNRALNEFQIAGIIVNTNFLSYILNTKEFRTGKYDINFIDNLNHSDSSVKRIDKSNTGNEIAASVFATLIKSKQKTTSKKITSIKNNKWWEQNNE
- a CDS encoding endonuclease MutS2; amino-acid sequence: MIDQIVLEKLEFKKILNHISKYSITETGKKLILNLYPSSDLSLITNEGMLIEEAKDILIKTGYPPIDYLSDLNIVLSESRIEGATLSSSKVLEILKLAKSSRLLIQFLKSELKDESKLKDELNSLFSDKLFEHQIEKIITELGEVKENASLVLSQIRKDINSRRNELVKSINRIIKSLKDDDIVREDYLTLRDGRMVIPIKAEHKRHIRGFIHSESATGQTVYIEPEETLDLNNDVISLSFAERREIERILRELTKMIGLSSELLKKSLNTLAYIDSIFARAKYSIEIIGAFPQIDGSKPIFISEARHPILVKKLNRQLTVPLSFELNDDKVVIITGPNAGGKTVVLKTIGILNLMLQSGIHIPANSNSNFHIFENILLDIGDQQSIEDDLSTFSSHLKNLKSILENSGSDSLVLLDEIGTGTDPAEGSSLAAAILSTLLEKGSTVFASTHHGSLKVFAYNINGMQNGAMEFDHLNLSPTYKFNLGVPGSSYAFEIAKRTGLSDDVLDKAKQYIDSDKHNLEMFLSELEEKSNKLNKKLNELEIENSRLTGLSELYKKSYEKIEKEKKEILKKVKAEGEIYLESVNKKIEKVIKDIKESGASKEVIKESKNIIQEIKIENKELFKENVEIISDKKNFVIGDFVGINNSATTGKIIEINKTKEKATILSGAIKMQVKLSELFETKENKTVVENNFSSYKISDVNYRLDIRGEKPEVAEFTVVKFLDEAYQTSLERVEILHGKGTGVLKKTVWDILKHHEKVKNYYFAAIEFGGAGITIAELK
- a CDS encoding CvpA family protein; translated protein: MNFIDIIIIVALAIGFILGFKDGFVRKLVGIFGFIVAVTIAILFSSNVGKLIESAFDIEFYLAEIMAAILLFVALMIITTILKRVIHPFDKVNNLINQLIGGFVGVIQLLFFISALFLLLNIFDFPDKKTQQSSMLYKYAYGAIPTSIDFLKDYTPSTEDVIKSYINQKDSIQ
- a CDS encoding GatB/YqeY domain-containing protein codes for the protein MNLKDKINQDLKDAMKSGDKIRLSVVRSIRALILEFEKSGSAKELTPDEELKMLTTAAKKRKDSIEQFRNAGRNELADSEEAELKILMDYLPKQMDESEVRSEVIRLANEIGAKSKADFPKLMPLVMKELKGKADGKIVKSIVENILV
- a CDS encoding biopolymer transporter ExbD, which translates into the protein MHFEKRRANSKTEIPTSSMPDIIFMLLLFFMVTTTMREVEVLVSFKLPEAKAIEKIENKRLVQYIWVGKDKRVQINDSLVKLEEIQNIMYNKAVEMPNVIVSLRVDQNTDMGFVTDIQQELRKASCLRINYSAMIKV
- a CDS encoding biopolymer transporter ExbD; translated protein: MIKKKKIREASIPSSSMADIAFLLLIFFLVATVIDVDTGLGLTLPEIVENQEEVKVDPNRMAAVLVNENGDVLIDGNVVPVFQIKDLLKVRIASKNDLPKNKKMIVSLKTDRKTVYNIYIAALDQIKLAYFEVRDEYANGKYGKKYGDLNEEQQKEVKEVVPIIISIAEPELVKK
- a CDS encoding MotA/TolQ/ExbB proton channel family protein yields the protein MDFTTTIASIFNVLAQATSDGGVLNYLTEKYTAGGGFMHPILASLIIGLAFSFERLWTLTKARTNTKKFIVDVKKALNSGGVEAAKKICENTSGPVASVFYAGLLRFDEGIDAAEKAIVAYGGIEMGFLERGLIWISTFITIAPMLGFTGTVQGMIEAFDAIKEAAQISPAVVAEGISVALLTTLFGLVVAMILQVFYNYFVSRIDRLVGDMEQSSIELIDALYEIKVKK
- a CDS encoding SDR family oxidoreductase translates to MDNKLIIFGSNGQLGKGVVKSFISKDYDEIYLFDFKFDESFSDPRIKQFVVKDLSVEKNVMAAMFEVKTTEKTKLFLYSTIGGFYGGTSVWETEEIDFDRMINMNLKTNYFVAKHFSALVKKSMGGSICFTSAYTANHPEELKFSYGAAKSALNYLVKTLSAEGNSINLSVNAIAPFIIDTSANREWMKNANFASWIKPEEIGELAHSLFTHFNFLSGNIIELKQRFNK
- a CDS encoding KUP/HAK/KT family potassium transporter, with translation MKNAQSSPGKDIIKAMGIVFGDIGTSPIYTLSIIFTLTIPSQENIYGVLSLIFWTLITLVTIQYAWLAMSMSTKGEGGIIVLKEILITTLKKGRKVGFVSFLGYIGVSLLLGDGVITPAISILSAVEGLKLIPGLESTGLSTIILVTSIITVLLFAIQFKGTSKVALSFGPIMLLWFISLFLSGFFYLIHMPGILLAFNPIYAIKFFIHNGLPGFFVLSEVILCATGGEALYADMGHLGGKPIRQAWTFVFIALIINYFGQGAYILEHNDTNQVLFKLVSTFSEVFYIPFLILTLFATIIASQAMISAVMSLIFQGINIGIFPLMRIKYTSTEMRSQIYIPSVNWLLLFAVLLMVMIFKESANLAAAYGLAVTATMFISSIFIVSILWNRKDYVKMSIAIFVLIITTIYLVAVTHKIPYGGYWSIIIAAFVLSVMGLWITGMNRLRKFLRSVTLDVFVESFKQIYETGNYVKGEAMFFTKNVNIVSPYILHCMFRTGIMYEKNILVSVENTDVPYGVTLDKYEEVSPGLFIVRITYGYMEVPDLPALFKEWKFNEKAIFYGAEEIKTDKFFFKFFIVLKKIAPNWVSYFDFPYNKLHGVVTRIEI